A stretch of the Balneola vulgaris DSM 17893 genome encodes the following:
- a CDS encoding phytoene desaturase family protein → MKISIIGAGIGGLSAACLLARKGHSVTIFERNDNVGGKMNQIQTDEFRFDTGPSLFTMPYILDELYLQCGTSIEQELELEPLDINCRYFFQDGTIFNNYTDLNLTLDEISNFAPNDVGAFLQFLDYAEDLSHKTTPAFVRNPLYDFSDLKDLNFFSFLGIDAFTTVSKRVDKTFESDKLRQFFKRFATYNGSSPYQAPATLNVIPHIELGEGGYYVKGGLYKIAESLLNLASSLGVQFLYNAHVEKINISDGSVSSVELTNGEIVISDLVIANSDATETISKLLKAHLPEKKLQASKRIEPSCSGFVLMLGIDTKYEQLIHHNIFFSDDYKREFDQIFVDKVMPDDPTIYIANTSYSDDGHAPNGGSNLFILVNAPYLSEHYDWEYYEEVYTKLVIKTLERRGLHHLSEHIVYKKCITPLDFYQKYRSNKGSIYGTSSNSKMAAFVRPRNKFRGIEGLYMVGGSTHPGGGIPLSIQSALNAVELIDRYE, encoded by the coding sequence ATGAAAATATCTATAATTGGTGCGGGTATCGGTGGTTTATCGGCCGCTTGTTTATTAGCTAGAAAAGGTCATTCTGTTACCATATTCGAGAGAAACGACAATGTGGGTGGTAAAATGAATCAAATTCAAACTGATGAATTTCGGTTTGATACGGGCCCCAGTTTATTCACAATGCCCTATATCTTAGATGAATTATATCTACAATGTGGCACATCCATTGAACAAGAATTAGAACTCGAGCCATTAGATATAAACTGCAGATACTTTTTCCAAGATGGCACTATTTTTAATAATTATACAGACCTCAATCTCACTTTAGATGAGATCAGTAACTTTGCCCCCAATGATGTAGGGGCATTCCTTCAGTTTTTAGATTATGCTGAAGATTTAAGTCATAAAACCACACCTGCTTTTGTACGAAATCCACTGTATGACTTCAGTGACCTTAAAGACCTAAACTTCTTTTCCTTTCTTGGCATTGATGCCTTCACAACGGTTAGTAAGCGAGTTGATAAGACCTTCGAGTCCGATAAGCTCAGACAGTTTTTCAAACGCTTTGCCACCTATAATGGCTCGTCTCCCTATCAAGCACCGGCAACCTTAAATGTAATTCCACATATTGAATTAGGCGAAGGTGGGTATTATGTAAAAGGTGGGCTCTATAAAATTGCTGAATCTCTTTTAAACTTAGCCAGCTCATTAGGTGTACAGTTCCTTTATAATGCGCATGTTGAAAAAATCAATATATCGGACGGGAGTGTTTCCTCAGTCGAACTCACTAATGGTGAGATAGTTATATCAGATTTAGTTATAGCCAATAGCGATGCTACGGAAACTATATCGAAACTCTTGAAAGCTCATTTGCCCGAGAAAAAACTTCAGGCTAGTAAACGCATAGAACCTTCTTGTTCTGGCTTTGTGTTAATGCTAGGTATTGATACTAAGTATGAGCAACTCATACATCATAACATCTTTTTTAGTGATGACTATAAACGTGAGTTTGATCAAATTTTTGTTGATAAGGTTATGCCCGATGACCCAACCATCTACATTGCGAATACCTCATACAGTGATGACGGTCATGCTCCAAATGGTGGTTCCAATCTCTTCATTTTAGTGAATGCACCCTACTTGAGTGAGCACTATGATTGGGAATATTATGAAGAAGTGTATACTAAATTGGTTATCAAAACTCTGGAACGTCGTGGGCTACATCACCTAAGTGAGCATATTGTATACAAAAAGTGTATAACACCCTTAGATTTCTACCAAAAGTATCGTTCTAATAAAGGTAGTATTTATGGTACTTCATCAAATAGTAAAATGGCCGCTTTTGTACGTCCTCGAAACAAATTTAGAGGAATTGAGGGGCTCTACATGGTAGGTGGTTCAACGCATCCAGGTGGTGGAATTCCACTTTCTATTCAATCAGCTTTAAATGCTGTTGAATTAATAGACCGGTACGAATAG
- a CDS encoding metallophosphoesterase family protein, which translates to MIKIGLISDTHGYLDPQALDYFDGRDEIWHAGDFGTIKIADQLKEVAPVIGVYGNIDGQDIRDEFPLHQRFMCEGVDVWMTHIGGIPGRYCIPIREEMENNTPELFICGHSHILRVARDQQLSKMLYMNPGAAGRHGFQKERTIMRFDIDQGKIHNVEVINLGARVETQ; encoded by the coding sequence ATGATCAAAATAGGGCTTATTTCGGACACCCACGGTTACCTTGATCCCCAGGCATTAGATTACTTTGACGGAAGAGACGAGATTTGGCATGCAGGCGATTTCGGCACCATCAAAATAGCGGACCAACTCAAAGAAGTTGCTCCAGTAATTGGGGTATATGGTAATATCGATGGCCAAGACATTCGTGATGAATTCCCACTACACCAGCGCTTTATGTGTGAAGGAGTGGATGTTTGGATGACTCATATTGGGGGGATTCCAGGGCGTTACTGTATCCCTATTCGGGAGGAAATGGAAAATAATACTCCTGAATTGTTCATCTGTGGTCACTCTCACATTCTTAGAGTAGCACGCGACCAACAACTCAGTAAAATGCTATATATGAATCCTGGAGCTGCGGGTAGGCATGGATTCCAAAAAGAACGCACCATCATGCGATTCGATATCGATCAAGGTAAAATTCACAATGTGGAAGTAATTAACCTTGGTGCTCGAGTAGAAACACAATAG
- a CDS encoding glycosyltransferase family 2 protein — MKGFSIIIVTWNGLHHLKTFLPSVCATNYPNFEIILADNASTDGTVEWVSEHFPEVIIKTFDDNYGYCGGNNRAAEFASKDIMLFLNNDVEVSPDWLNALNRTFIQDEQIGAAQPKMLAYQQKDYFEYAGAAGGFIDKYGYPFCRGRVFDHLEKDYQQYDHEDRNIFWASGAALAIKSNLFLQLGGFDEDFEFHMEEIDLCWRVHRAGYKIHYTPESIVYHLGGGSLPMGSPRKVYYNFRNNLFMLWKNYSTNELFFRFPVRLKLDVIAAYRALFSGNIKEFGAIAKAHLHFFKSLNQVQRKRSNSKIPRPKLITGKYNFILVWRYFVYGQKTFNDLDH, encoded by the coding sequence TTGAAAGGATTCAGCATCATCATTGTAACTTGGAATGGGCTACATCACCTAAAGACCTTTCTCCCATCCGTTTGTGCTACCAATTATCCAAATTTTGAGATCATTTTAGCCGACAATGCCTCTACAGATGGTACCGTTGAATGGGTTTCAGAACACTTTCCTGAAGTAATCATTAAGACATTCGACGACAACTATGGGTATTGTGGAGGCAATAACAGAGCTGCTGAATTCGCTTCCAAAGATATCATGCTCTTCTTGAATAATGATGTAGAGGTTTCGCCCGATTGGTTAAATGCCCTTAACCGTACATTTATTCAAGACGAACAAATTGGTGCTGCGCAGCCAAAGATGTTGGCCTATCAACAAAAAGACTATTTTGAATATGCGGGTGCCGCGGGCGGTTTCATCGATAAATATGGCTACCCCTTCTGTCGTGGCAGAGTATTTGATCATCTTGAAAAAGATTATCAACAATATGACCATGAAGATAGAAATATCTTTTGGGCGAGTGGAGCAGCATTAGCTATAAAATCTAATCTATTCCTGCAACTAGGGGGCTTCGATGAAGATTTTGAATTCCACATGGAGGAAATAGATCTATGCTGGAGAGTACATCGAGCAGGATATAAAATACATTACACTCCGGAAAGTATAGTGTATCACTTAGGGGGTGGTTCACTTCCAATGGGCTCGCCACGCAAAGTGTATTATAATTTCAGAAATAACCTGTTCATGCTTTGGAAGAACTACTCTACTAATGAGTTATTTTTTCGATTCCCAGTTCGATTAAAGTTAGATGTGATAGCGGCGTATAGAGCCCTATTTTCAGGTAATATTAAAGAATTTGGTGCCATTGCTAAGGCTCATCTTCATTTTTTTAAGTCCTTAAACCAAGTTCAGAGAAAACGATCTAATAGCAAAATCCCCCGTCCGAAATTAATAACAGGTAAGTATAACTTCATCTTGGTTTGGCGATATTTTGTTTATGGGCAAAAGACATTCAACGATTTGGATCATTAA